Part of the Musa acuminata AAA Group cultivar baxijiao chromosome BXJ3-10, Cavendish_Baxijiao_AAA, whole genome shotgun sequence genome, GTCAAAGCTAATCCCATATCTACATATTCACCATTAAGTTGTATTGGCATCTTACAATTAGAAATATGACTTCAGAATTTCATGCCATAGGAACCCACCTTGCTGATGATAGTAGTCACCAGTAATTCACCCATGTCAAACATTAGGATATTATTGGATTGTCAAGCACCAAAAACTACTTCTCAGTGCACTAACTTCCAAGTTAGGAGTCAAAACATTTTGTGAGAAAAGACAGATTTGGCTGATCGAAATACCACATCATCAAGTGCGCCCAGTTTTCTAGGATCATGCCTGGATTGGCCAAAATTGACCTCTTAATGTAACATTCGTAACGCTCAGATGGTGTTAAGTTAAAAGCACTAACCACACCTCGTTGACCTAAATGCTGCCTCCCCTCTGTTCCACTCGACAAGACAACTAGAACACCACTACATCAGGAAAATTACTTCACAAGAAGACAAATGCATTGCAACTTCTTGCAACTAGACGATGCACCGCATGaacaaaaggaagaagtaatcctCTGCTGTTGAAGAACCATTCTACAATGGTGCACCAGACAAGAAAGGTCTCGTCCCAAAGAGCCTGCGCATTTTGCGTCTGATCATGTCAAGATGCAGCTTCAATTCCCGAATTATTAAGAACAAAACCTAATCCTCTGGCCGCAACATAACATGAATCTTCCCGCATCCTTAGAATCGgaagtaaacaaaaaaaaaaaaaaaaaaacaaagcaaaATGAATCAAGAGGCAAGCCGTACGTACGGGACAAGAAATAGGAGATGGCGAAGACGCAGATGGCCCAGAAAACCGTCCGAACCTTGGCCTCCTCGATCAGATCTTGCACCCTCTCCATCGGCCTCATGGTTCCGGTAGCTCACGGGATCCCCCGGCCCGCTACGAAAGAAGAGCGAAACCCGAGACGATCGACCGATCGATGGATGCGATGGTAGAGCCCAAGAAGATTGGGGGTTTATTGGAGCCCTAGAGAAAGACGTCCGAGGAGGGAGCGGGAAGAGGCCGGGGTGGGACTGGTCGTCTCTTCCTCGCCGCTGCCGCGGCCGTCTTTTCCGGGGGCAGGGAGGGGAGGAGAGTGACGTGAAGGGTAATAATGAGCTCCTCCGCCCTTCTGCCGTGTCCgactcttctttctcttttctttacaTCCCAATACACCGGAGATAACGTTATATTCCGCGTAACGGCGACGGAGAGTTCGCCGTTTGGACACGCCCCGGATCAAAATTACAGAAATAGataaactattattattattattattattattattttaagcccacgttataattataaattttcaatTAATATAACACCAAGGAGCTCAAGAGgttgaaaaatataaataaataaattgaaatatatagaaatataaattatttttttgacatATATTATTTAGGAAAGTAAAGTGTTATACGGACTATAATTCAAtataattaaagataaaaaataaaagagcaaattgattatTTCCTCCCCTTGCAAACGTGTCAATCCGGAGCCCACTGAGGTCTTTCTTTCTAACAAAATATGTCTTCAATAATGATATTATATAattaagattattattttttagtattaTAGAAATCAAAAGAGGCCTCTTATGGTAGGCTCTTCTTAGTATCTTTCCCCTGATCGATGCTAATCATAAGGGGGTTTGCGTGCTTCTAGAAGCACAGACTTAATTATAATCCATCCAACTTTCTTACCCCCATATAAGATCAATTTTGACATTTGCAATTGGGCAAAAGGATGGCATCATTAAAGATGGATACATTAGTTGACTAAACTTTGATCAGATCCGATATTTGGAAGGGCAAATATGATATTTTCAAACTCTGcaaggatagatatgtaaaaccATAAATGAAAATAGAGACATGTGACCAAACAAGCATATAACTTGGCTTTGGAAAACATAACAGTGACATACATATAATGGCCCTGCAATATTCTACTGCTACAACGCATAGATAACGATATAAACAGGTGGTCTTGAGGGACTCTGACCATGTATCATGTGAACCTGTTCTACATGCCAATAATAAATAAAGGGAACAATGATCGATCACATGAACACAGATCTCAAGCAAAGAATTAATCCAACATGCCCGGTTTCAGTGTCCAGATTTGAATGATGCAGttgtgaagaacagagggagaaagcCAAAAACAGTATCAATTACACAACTCAAAGAAACCACAAATTGTCATGTAAAGGAGTAAAGTTTAAACAGATTACAACACCATGGATTCATAACTTGTACCACAAAGTCAATCACAAACAGAACATAGTGGGTTGTACCATTTTCCAGTTGAAGCTAGGGTTTTCTATCTAAGTTTGTATAACACCACAGAAGGAGAGACATATTTTTGGCACATCAAAAAGTTCTTGACCTGAGTCATGTCAATAGCAACCCCACCACCAGTAATGTAACTTGCACACTAATTCAGAGAACATGTTTTGATATGGATGATAAGCACAAACATGCATTGTTTGATGCTGACATAGCAAAAGAAACTTTTAGAGTAATTGACTACCTTATGATGCCAAAAGTTCAACTTGCAATTCTGCATATCTAACAAAAGTTGAAAATAAGCGCCTTGTATGGTTCCTAGTTCCTACAGTTACATAATTTGCAATTTTGTGAAGCAGGAAGCATATCACATCAATTGCCtcccaaagaaagaagaagaaaaaaagaactcaAGTTTCAAATTCATTGAGAATTCTCAACTCGTGAGCTAGTGTGCTGCAATCACATCCTTGCTGCTGATTCCTTCCACCAATAAAAGTGCCAACCTTGTCACCAACAATGGCTTTTGCAATGTTTCCAGGTTTTGTCAAGTTAAACACAACAACTGCATAATAGAGTTTAATGAGATTGGGCTACAAAATTTATTGTGAACTATTTTTCTTTTCAAGGTGGCAATAATTTTGTTGTACCAGGAATATTATTTTCTTGACACAACGTAATAGCTGTCATGTCCATCACAGAGAGATCCTTCGATGTCACTTCTTGATAGGTCAAATTGTCGAGAAGCCGAGCATTTGGGTTGATCCTGGGGTCATCCTCAAAAACGCCATCCACATTCGTTGCTTTAAGCACAACCTCTGCATTGACTGGATATGATGTTGCAAAGAAGTGAGTAGAAAATTTTTCCAATAACAGAAGGTGGTTTATGTAAGAGAGCCATGTTTTGATATTTGGTGCATTGAGAAAACATAACCTGCCAACACTTTTCAACTTATGGCCAAGAGTCACCTTATTCAAACAGGCTCATTCTGAATGAGCCTGCCACTAAGCAACCTGGAGGGAAAAGGACATGGTTTTTCAAGCTTTTTCCTACTGGCAAGATTCCAGGAAACTTGAAATTAATTAACCAGACTAACAGATCTTAAATAGGGTGTGGGTGTgaatataatatttcattgttCCACATAGTAATGGATGAGATATAATTTGTGTTGTACAACAGAGATAATATAGGACAAGTCATTTGGTGAATAGAAATTCAGACACAAATATATACTCAATGATGACCATTATCTGATTGCCAATTGGATAGATTGGATAACTAACAGATAGCATGATGAGAGTCTTCCTGGAGAAATACTTTCCTATTCTGAGATGACATTTAGTGTACTCTTCAATACAGAACTCTTTTCAACTAATTATGTGACTGTTCAATAAGATCTTTAGTGGCTTTTCACAACATTCATATATTAAAATCATCTGGAAAGAATGGACCCTCCGTGATGAGAAGTGGATGATTAGCAAAGGAAACAAACTGAAGGAAGCATGCTACTTTACCGATCCACTGCTGTTTCGGATTATATGAAATTCTAAGGGCACTTTTGATATTTTTGTGTAGTGATTTTCTCGTTCCAGCTTTTGGGTATTCTTTATACATCTAGTTATTATGCCTAGTCTCCTCTTGCCACTCTAGTAGGAAAAGTGTATCAATTGCTTCCTGCCTACATAGGACTTATCCATACTGGTTCAATCATTCCTTTACAAAGCAAAAAGTTAACCACAAATGAGATACCATTAATTATGGTTCTATGTAACATGCTGAAAGTACAATTTAAAATGCCAAATACTGTGCAACTTGGTGGAGACAAATGGAACTCAAGTTATTGAACATGGAAGCAGATATGTAAGCACACACTAATTACCTACTTTCTGCACAACGTAAGGCAGCAGCAGTGTCAGTTGTGAAGAACGGGTTGCCAGTTCCAGCAGCAAATATAACAACTCTCCCTTTCTCTAAATGTCTAACAGCCCTCCTCCTAATGTACGGCTCTGCAACTTCTGACATGCGAAATGCGGTCTGGACACGAGTAGGGATGCCAATGCTCTCCATTGTGGCTTGCAGGAATATTGCATTCATAACTGTTGCCAGCATCCTGAATCAAAGGGCAAGCATGTAGCATATAGTAATGCTATCCAGAAGTTCTATAACACTAGCTTAAAGTTATTAAAGTTTAACAATTGGAAATGTTCTCAAATGAATAATTCTGTAAATTAGAGTTTCTCATCAATAAATGATGACAAAAGATTACACTGCTGAAATGCAGTTTGACTTATGATATCTTCTATAATAACAACAAAATGACTGTTTGCCCATACACATATTAATGAATTTCTATTATATTTGATGCTACACCAAAGATTGTGAACCCAACTTCATGATACAACTTGAGGAGCTTAAAACATTATACTCACGttaggaaaaaaaaagggaaaaagcatAAAAAATGTTGAGTTTCCAAACATTAGTTGGCAtgtgattaaattttgatttaacAGAAATGTCACTCATACTCCACCAGAATACAAAAGGCTAAATGAGTTATTGAGTCAGATTTGGCCATTGGATGTTGTATGATATAACTGTCCTTACAGATAAAAGCTAAATCATATTCTATGTCTCTATAAGAAAGGTTCTAGCAAGAAAGGAGCCAACACCTGAACCTTATAGTCTTAGTACTGGCAGAACGATAGAGTAGGTACACATAATCTTTTAAACTTTCCCAGGTTTTGGGGAATGGTTAACATGTCCACTGTCCATCATCATGTTtgtatggatttgatttcttagAGGAACAAAGAATAAAAGGTAAGAACCAAGTGCATAAACAGATTCAAAAACCTTTTTCAATTATCATACCATTTGACTAGTAATCTACGCATCTTATCGGTTAGTAAAAACTGATCAAACTCCAGACAAAAGCAACAAAGTAGGACAGCAGACGCAATGGAACATCATCCACAACCATCAGCAAATAATACTGACCACAAGCTAACAAATCTAAATCCAACACTGAGTTTAATTGGTAAACTATCTTTTAGGCACAACAACGATAAATAAGGCAAAGTCTTTTCAACTATTTAGAAGGATCTAAATTAGTACCCAATATAATCTGCAGAGGAACGATCAAGACCACTGCAGCCTGCCCAGGAGGCACCTCGAAAGATATTACCTCCACCAACCACAATAGCAACCTAGAAAAGACTGCAAGttgtcagacttagaacaataaaGTAGATACAGTATGGAGCAAAAAAATTAATTCCATCAAATAAATTTTGCCTGCATATACAGAGTGAAAAAGATCCCTTTTATGGTCATAAATTTATGGGTCATCTAACCAGATAAGTAATTGTGCATTGTTTGTGCTAACAGAGTACCCTCTTCAAAAAATTATTAGTAACCCTCTCTAGCACTTGGTTATTAAAAAGGCAATGTTTTAGAAATGTTGTATGTGCAGGTACCTCCACTGATGCAATATTTGATGGAGACAGCACTTGTATTGCAGTATATAATATACTAGAACTTGTATTGCAGTACAAAATCTATCAGAACAAACCAACTAAAATATCAAAACAACAGCAGATCAGATGAATTGACATCAAGGAAGACAAACCTCAATACCAAGTCTAGTCACAGAAGCAACCTCTCTTGCAATAGACATTGTAATCTGCAGAATTATTGCAACATGTCACTGAGAAAACCTTCAGGCAAGAATAGAAAAGCTCTCACTCTTTGGTAAGAAAATTTTATGGACATATTTAGCAAGTCATACAAAGTTTGGGAAGAAAATCTAGTAAAGATGTCACATGACAAAAGAAAATTGGCAATCATCAATCTGTGGAATGTAGTTAGACCATAACAACTAACAACATTCGTAAAGCATAAGAACAGTTATACTATCAAGTTGGCATGAaagacatattatcaagttttcacAATCACCAAAAGTTTCTTAGATGTATATCATTCTAGCAATTCATATTATTGTTGACAGTAAAAGATTTAAATTCTTGTGCACTGGTTTCATGCCAGCGGGGGACAGACATTATGCCCCATGACCAAGACACAGGTAAGGCATCTTGCCAACACAAGTATGCTGGCAACAGACCCCCAGGGCATGAGGGCAACAGAGGACTAAATCAAGACTAAATCTCTAAATGTTAAGTGTTCAAAGGATAACAAGTCCCAATTCCTAGCCCAACCTAAATTTCTGTTGAACAAGTTgaacttgttaagttcggaaccaGTCCAATctgaaaatctaaaataaaaagagAACCACCTTAGATTGCTCTTTGCCATGGAAAAATTCTTTAAAGTATTCATGCAAtgacataaaaattatgattacaATTTGCCATAGATTCAAAGAAGTGGACAACAGATGCAACAAGATCATAAAGTATTTTCCCTTCCGTGTTTGTAATGAATCTAGAAAAATTACCTTTGGATCAATATTTTGAGCGTGGTCTCCAGCAAGTGCTTCTCCACTTACTTTAAGCAAAACCCTTTGCCATCTATATGATGGCTTTGGCATGGAACCTTCATCTCTGAGCAAGCCAAAGGGAGCCATGGTTGCTGTTTGAGGCCTATACATGATGGAAATAAATCACTAAGATGTGTATTTAGCTTTTTCACACAAATAATattcaaaagaaagaaaattgcATCAGAACATAGTCTTAGTATCCTAGTATCATCTTACCGCAAAGGAAAATTAGACTATCAGAGTAACAGGCTTAGATAAGCATAATTAAAGGCAGTACTCATTGATAGCATTGCCCTTCTTCCGTAAGTGATGACCTTTTTGAGATGGCAAGCAGACTACCTGAAGACATAATTTGCTGGAGAGTTCAGCAAGCCCTACCCATCAACAGCTCTTCCGTCGAGCAAATAGAGTCAGATATTCTCCAACCCTTTGTAAGCTTCTTATGTTTCCTTTATGACCTCGAAGTTAAGAACTCGGAAACAActtcctttctcctttttattattCTCCTAACTATGAACTCATCCCCCTTCAAGCTACAAGATCGGCTTTAATGgtcacaaaaatttgaagcactaTAATAGGTAGAAATATAGCTCTTCTTCGCATTTCACGAAAAGTCAAGAAAGAGATCGTCTTTTAGTCGTCGTTTCAAAAGACGAGCGCCCTAAGGCGGTTAACAATTacctaaaaaacaaaaaaacaacagAAAATAAGAATCTTTAACCCACCAAGAAAACCATTTCCGTTTCCCGACAGCTACACCCACAACATCCTTTCGGCAAAGAACACACACGATCATCCCCCCCAAAAATCCTTTTCTTTCAATCCCCACCACAGTTAGCCGGCACGACACAGGTGTAAAAGACAGCCCACGGAAGAGCAAACCTTGGATAATTGGGCGAATCCGAGGCCAAACCGGAGGAGCAGCTAATGACCGACCGAGGAGGCGTCCTGCTGCGAGCGCCCAGCATCAGCGACGGAGCTCTAAGCCTCGGAGcaaaggaagaagatgaagagaaagaggagagagtGGCGCCGGGGAATAAAGAGAGGGAAGGGGAGAAGACGGCCATTTGCCGGTTGCCTGAGAATTTCCCCGTTAGAAATCATCGAGGTGGATATAAGAGAGGAAAAAGagtgaaaaataataattataaattagaGAAATAGAGGATATTTTAGaaaagatggttttacatatataTTCTTTCAAAGTTGAGAAATAGCATATCTGCCCCcacccaaatatatatatatataatgaatgactgaaaaataatttttttattatttgatcccataattgagttttatttattttcttgaagTCACTTTAGAGCAAGGTTTGCTGTACCGTACCATATCGGTGTTTCAATCCGGGCTCAATACGGTACGATACCAATGTATCGGACGGTATATTAGGacgtaccgaacggtacaccctagtgtatcaaataattttatactttttttcatactgtagtaaTCCAACAGTATAGTACTATAATACTGTAATGGTACCGGACGATCCACGTACCGAtaacttgtcggaccggtacatacctccTGATACGGCAGTACACTTCAGACCTTGCTTTAGAGTGAATGGGACAAATCTCATTCCAATGTTTCTCCTTCACCTTCAAATTTGAGGTAGATTTGAATGGGATCCTCaacttttaattaatattttcaatcaaattttGACTTTTATCCATGAATTTAATGTAGCCTGATTGCACAGAAGTTGACTTATCGACCACACTACAAATATCAACAAAGAATCATGGTGGACTTTTATCCGCCTTGAATCGTCAATTAACATGAACAACATTCCTTGCCAATCACTCGTACCAAAAATCACAAGATATTCTATCGCAATGTTAGGTGAACTTTATATCGTGATTGCCGGATAAGATTTGGCTACAAGTCAATTGAAATGTCAATCAAAATTGAAATACTCAATTGACtgtttccataataattcatgtTATTTACACGCTTGAAGAAGTAGAAGCACTGCCTGCCCCATCAGCTATTTAGTTGGCATAAAGGGAAATGGAGCTTCCCGATATCGTCGTAGAGACTCATCTGCAGAGAATTTGATAACCACAGCATCATCCTTCTGCCATTGCAAATTTGTTCATGAAAGGGAAGACGATGCATTACTGTGTTGCAGAGCTACATGGTgccaagccaaaaaaaaaaaaaaaagacttatcTTAGCAAGGGCTAAAATAAAACACAATGATTGTTGTGATTGCAAGTATAAATTATTTTCCTTGTTTTTTTCACTTGGATTGTTTGATCTACAGATGTTACAGAAGCATACCTGTATAAACATAAGCTTGTATTGAGTTGAAGTTCAATGAGAAGGCTCTTTGTGACGGGTCTTGAATATCTGCTTAGCAAGCCAAAACAATGTTAATGGCCGGTCTCACGAAGAACACCAGTAATTCGAAAGATACAATTTTGTGGATGCCTCGAACAAGCAAACCAACATCCTTGATCTGAATGTAAGAACACCGTAGCCATCTAATAATATTCAGCTGTTATTCCCAAAAATAGATAAGTGGTTACTTGCAACAAAGGATACATTTCTGACTATAACAAAACTGTGCTGGTTTTGCTGCCCCATTCCACAAccacctctttttctttttccatagAAACAAGGGAAAAGGAAAAGGATAAAGCGAGGTCCTTTGCTGTTCCCAATCATTTCACTCTGTTCTGTCTGAAAAATGGAACATCAGAACATGGAGCCTTTGCAACCATATGCTTTACAGTATACCACCAACTCCTAAAATTGTATTCCCGAGCAAAGCACCAGATAGATCATGGCCATGCTGTCATAAGATGCATATGTCAGATAACCATAACTGATCTTCCAGAGATGTCTGTGGTGTAAATTAGTTATCTGTAACAATCACATAATGTGCAAGTATCAGATCACCAATGTCGTTTCAGTTATTAGTTATTGCACATTGTCTCTTCTCGCTTCATAATTGAACAGGCAATCCATAGTTATGGAACGATCTGATGGTTCCATCACTTCCTGCAGTTACAATCACCAAATTCCATGTGCCCGCCATATGAGCGAGGCTCCAATAATCATGATGGAGATGGCTACTACGCTCACAGCTATGATCAGGCTGTATTTGAGGCTTGGTTTGCGAAGGGAGCTTCTCCTCAGGCCATGTAGCTGACATCTTTGACGAACCATCAGAAAACAGCCATGTCCCAAGAGAAAAGCAATCTGAATTCTTTAACCAAGGGAATGGTTCCAAAATTTTGTGTGGCAGAGAGGAAATCTGAGTGTTGTTGCCAACATCAGTTTCTCTATAGCCCACGCCAGGCCATGGCACTGCAACAGATACTCCTCTGGAGAAAAAGAACTCAGATGAATGAATTGACTTGGCACCTATGCATGGTAGGTTGCCTGATCCATTGTAGTTCCAGATATAGACATTGGAGTCCTCACCCACAGATATAATGTGTCTTCCATCTGAACTGAATGATGCAGACAATTGACTTTTGGCTTTCCTGTgtcctacattgtttatcaaataaaaTATAAGCAAATAAGTAGAATTTATCAAGAAAGATTATCAACAATTGCAGTTGATTGACATGTTACCCAAATAATAGAcatttacactcctcttctcgcaGAGTTATTCATATTGCATCCATGTTGTATATCGACATAGGATGTGTTATTCATGTTGTATGCTCAAATATATATCAACAAGAGCTCATAAAAATTACATAAGTTTCTCGAAGAATCAAAGTTCTCTTCAAAAGATCTTCCAGTTCAAGAAGCTAGGTCGAACAAAATCAACAATAATGAACTATCTCTAATCAATGTTAGGCTAGcacatgcatatacatatatccaAACAAATTCAGCATATCAAACCCGACTTTAAGAAAGTTGAAAGGTGAAATTATGCTAAACCTTTGAATTTGAGGATGACATCAACCCCATCACATATCCGAATTCTAGAATCTGCTGATGTGATCATAATTCTTCTAGAATCTTCTGGGCAAAACTGCAAGGATGAAGACTTATGGGTGACAAATTTTTACATAGAACAACAAGCTTGGCAACCATAACAGAGTCAGATGCCTTACCTGCAACCCAGTAATTCGCTTGCCAGAAGACTTTTTTTTACTGCAGAGACTTAATTGCAGGTCAAGTTGAATCATTTTAGCTACattcagaaaagaaaagagaaatgacAAACAGGAACTGAAGAAGCTATGAAGTAGAACTAAATTCTATATAAAAGGGACAAGGAAACTTCAATAAGGAGGtatatcaataaaaatgaaaagaatgTGTTCTATAAAGAGACacaagttttcttttttcatttttttgctgAAATGAACAAGACTGGTGAATGCTTAAAGAGGATTTATCAAAACCTGAAATATACCTGAGCAACCGTAAAAGCGGCAGTCCCCTTTAATAGAACCAACAACAAATCCCTGTTCAATAGGAGGAACAATGTCAAAATGACGGTGTTGCTGAAACATAAGAAATTAGGCAATGCATAATTGTGAGTACTGAAGTCAGAAAGAAACCTTTCCATCTGGCTGGTAACAAATAGCAGTTACGATGTCCTTTGTATCAACCCAATCAGTCACTCGATTCTCCGGAATTTCCCAAATGCGAACTTTTCCATCAATTGAACCGCTAATAAAGAATCTATCCTCAATAGGGTTGAACTGAATGCATGTCACTGGTTTTCATAGACAATGAAACAGAATCAGAGGAAGTTATCCTTGAAAAAAGAGATGAGCATAGCAAACCAATTAACCCGACTACAAAAGTTTGCACTGCaaaataattctaaaaatatCAACACAAAATGCTAAGACATG contains:
- the LOC103968373 gene encoding uridylate kinase PUMPKIN, chloroplastic, whose amino-acid sequence is MAVFSPSLSLFPGATLSSFSSSSSFAPRLRAPSLMLGARSRTPPRSVISCSSGLASDSPNYPRPQTATMAPFGLLRDEGSMPKPSYRWQRVLLKVSGEALAGDHAQNIDPKITMSIAREVASVTRLGIEVAIVVGGGNIFRGASWAGCSGLDRSSADYIGMLATVMNAIFLQATMESIGIPTRVQTAFRMSEVAEPYIRRRAVRHLEKGRVVIFAAGTGNPFFTTDTAAALRCAEINAEVVLKATNVDGVFEDDPRINPNARLLDNLTYQEVTSKDLSVMDMTAITLCQENNIPVVVFNLTKPGNIAKAIVGDKVGTFIGGRNQQQGCDCSTLAHELRILNEFET